The Streptomyces avermitilis MA-4680 = NBRC 14893 genome contains a region encoding:
- a CDS encoding FG-GAP-like repeat-containing protein has product MRIRPAALAALTAAALTGALLATTGSASAAPSGLVGDFNGDGFQDVAAGAPFATAGGKFDAGSVAVGYGSATGLGTRKSIDQGTSGVPGSAEEEDGFGRSTAVGDLNGDGYSDLAVGAPYEKVGDDTNGGAVVIVWGSASGLSGATTVKDPAVSQHDYWGASLAVADFTGDGKADLAVGASGTTQWIIKGGFTKAGATGAKLTYTLPFAAARLVNLTAGKVNGDGKADLVVGAGKKLGSERYLDRNFLYYGTTSAPARQLELPYGKSTAIGDLDQDGYGDIVIGETESATEGDLGSTGRSALSYGTATGVKPAVELSDGAYGRPSIGDIDGDGFPELAVGAPASGAAADYAGAVVVHRGTADGPGSVVTLTQDTAGIPGTAETNNFFGTATLLTDVTGDGHADLVVGSDTENDGNGLLTFLKGTADGVTTAGATNYSPSAFGMSTAYYPQLGMYLAG; this is encoded by the coding sequence GGCCGCCCCCTCCGGCCTGGTGGGTGACTTCAACGGCGACGGCTTCCAGGACGTCGCTGCGGGCGCCCCCTTCGCCACGGCGGGCGGCAAGTTCGACGCCGGTTCGGTGGCCGTCGGATACGGATCGGCCACCGGCCTCGGCACCAGGAAGTCCATCGACCAGGGCACCTCCGGCGTCCCGGGTTCGGCCGAGGAGGAGGACGGCTTCGGCCGGTCGACCGCGGTCGGCGACCTCAACGGCGACGGGTACAGCGACCTCGCCGTCGGAGCCCCGTACGAGAAGGTCGGCGACGACACCAACGGCGGCGCCGTGGTGATCGTCTGGGGCTCGGCGAGCGGTCTGTCGGGGGCCACCACGGTCAAGGACCCGGCCGTCTCCCAGCACGACTACTGGGGCGCGAGCCTCGCCGTCGCCGACTTCACCGGCGACGGCAAGGCCGACCTCGCCGTCGGTGCCTCCGGCACCACCCAGTGGATCATCAAGGGCGGCTTCACCAAGGCGGGTGCGACCGGCGCGAAGCTCACGTACACGCTCCCCTTCGCCGCCGCGCGCCTTGTGAACCTGACCGCCGGAAAGGTCAACGGCGACGGCAAGGCCGACCTGGTCGTCGGCGCCGGGAAGAAGCTCGGCTCCGAGCGCTATCTGGACCGCAACTTCCTCTACTACGGCACCACGTCGGCCCCCGCCCGGCAGCTGGAGCTTCCCTACGGCAAGAGCACCGCCATCGGCGACCTCGACCAGGACGGCTACGGCGACATCGTCATCGGCGAGACGGAGAGCGCGACCGAGGGCGACCTGGGCTCGACGGGCCGGAGCGCGCTCTCGTACGGCACCGCCACCGGCGTGAAGCCGGCCGTGGAGCTGTCGGACGGCGCGTACGGCCGCCCGTCGATCGGCGACATCGACGGCGACGGCTTCCCGGAGCTGGCCGTGGGCGCCCCGGCGAGCGGCGCCGCGGCCGACTACGCGGGCGCGGTCGTCGTCCACCGGGGCACCGCGGACGGGCCCGGTTCCGTCGTGACGCTCACCCAGGACACCGCGGGCATCCCCGGCACCGCCGAGACCAACAACTTCTTCGGCACGGCCACCCTGCTCACCGACGTCACGGGCGACGGCCACGCGGACCTCGTCGTCGGCTCGGACACCGAGAACGACGGCAACGGCCTGCTCACCTTCCTGAAGGGCACCGCCGACGGCGTCACCACCGCCGGCGCCACGAACTACAGCCCGAGCGCCTTCGGAATGTCCACGGCGTACTACCCCCAGCTCGGCATGTACCTGGCGGGCTGA
- a CDS encoding FG-GAP and VCBS repeat-containing protein: MRSRTLLLAATLTTGLLTTLPTTPASAAPSGRSGDFNGDGYRDVAIAAPAAKAGGKAWAGQVAVVYGTASGLNPDKRTVISQNTAGIPDSAEADDGFGSQVATADLNRDGYADLVIGTPEEDSGSLESAGTVVIVWGSASGLSGGTTVKNPEPQYGSSFGLSIAAADFTGDGKPDLAVSTQSSTGSRYKIRLIRGPFTKSGSTGRVSSYSPGVDKPRLTAGKVDKNAKADLVVTGRKTNSEHLAAAAFYKGTSNGLTKGAALRAGTTAAIGDLDGDGYGDIVLGNPDEPHNEPSGSKGGEISVVYGTSTGPSGSRRTTLTQSSAGVPDSPEYGDDFGEAVAVGDLDKDGRADLAIGAPGEAFGDDAHYVSSAGAITLLRGSASGLTTTGAVFLTQDSPGVPGAVESVDSFGSQLLASDVNGDGHADLTAIAAQENDPAGAAWHLPGATGSLYSTTTATTFGPTHLGLSTAQAGAFGSDLAG; encoded by the coding sequence ATGCGCAGCCGCACCCTCCTCCTGGCCGCCACCCTCACCACCGGCCTCCTCACCACCCTCCCCACCACCCCCGCCTCCGCCGCCCCCTCGGGCCGGTCGGGCGACTTCAACGGGGACGGGTACCGCGACGTCGCGATCGCCGCCCCCGCCGCCAAGGCCGGCGGCAAGGCGTGGGCCGGGCAGGTCGCCGTCGTCTACGGCACGGCGAGCGGCCTGAACCCGGACAAGCGGACGGTCATCAGCCAGAACACCGCGGGCATCCCGGATTCGGCCGAGGCCGACGACGGTTTCGGCTCCCAGGTCGCGACGGCCGACCTGAACCGCGACGGCTACGCGGACCTGGTGATCGGCACCCCCGAGGAGGACTCGGGCAGCCTGGAGTCGGCCGGCACGGTCGTCATCGTCTGGGGTTCCGCGTCCGGACTCTCCGGCGGTACGACGGTCAAGAACCCCGAGCCGCAGTACGGGAGTTCCTTCGGGCTGAGCATCGCGGCGGCCGACTTCACCGGCGACGGAAAGCCCGACCTCGCCGTCTCCACGCAGAGTTCCACCGGAAGCCGTTACAAGATCCGTCTGATCCGCGGCCCGTTCACCAAGTCCGGCTCGACGGGCCGTGTCTCCTCGTACTCCCCCGGGGTCGACAAGCCGCGACTGACCGCGGGCAAGGTCGACAAGAACGCCAAGGCGGACCTCGTCGTCACCGGCCGGAAGACCAACAGCGAACACCTCGCCGCCGCCGCCTTCTACAAGGGCACGTCGAACGGCCTGACCAAGGGCGCCGCCCTGCGCGCCGGTACGACGGCGGCGATCGGTGATCTCGACGGCGACGGGTACGGGGACATCGTCCTCGGCAACCCCGACGAGCCCCACAACGAGCCCTCGGGCTCCAAGGGCGGCGAGATCAGCGTCGTCTACGGCACGTCGACGGGCCCCAGCGGCAGCCGTCGTACGACGCTGACGCAGAGCAGCGCGGGAGTGCCGGACTCGCCCGAGTACGGCGACGACTTCGGCGAGGCGGTGGCGGTCGGGGACCTCGACAAGGACGGCCGGGCGGACCTGGCGATCGGCGCGCCCGGCGAAGCCTTCGGCGACGACGCGCACTACGTCTCCAGCGCGGGTGCGATCACCCTGCTGCGGGGCTCGGCCTCGGGTCTCACGACCACCGGCGCGGTGTTCCTCACCCAGGACAGCCCCGGCGTCCCGGGCGCCGTGGAGTCCGTCGACAGCTTCGGCTCCCAGCTGCTCGCCTCGGACGTCAACGGCGACGGCCACGCCGACCTGACCGCGATCGCCGCGCAGGAGAACGACCCGGCGGGCGCCGCGTGGCACCTGCCCGGCGCGACCGGCTCCCTCTACTCCACCACCACCGCGACGACCTTCGGCCCGACCCACCTCGGCCTCTCCACCGCCCAGGCCGGAGCCTTCGGCTCGGACCTCGCGGGCTGA